One window of Caldicoprobacter guelmensis genomic DNA carries:
- a CDS encoding uroporphyrinogen decarboxylase family protein has protein sequence MGGRPTDHRNVNLAQLHRDVIRGQSKGKIIWQPRILAWYEDKIFAKQELPAPFTGMTLPEIYRELGCSNRIYDYNGCFKRVDHPSVRRYSRKLSSLETEYVIETPVGKLNAIYAANTSNPGTFPKKWWITCEDEMKVAIWIEERCEWQWDEEHYQKVYREWGDLGLPTIFMPRVNIQHLYIDDMGVEAAIYALMDYPKTVEKYFQVLNESHERLIEVINKSPIEVVNFGDNIHAGTLPPNLFKKYVLPAYQRRNELLHKAGKFTHAHWDGDVKPLLPFAKDTGLDGIEAITPKPQGDVTLEEVKKALGDNMFLLDGIAAILFDDIYPEEQLIEQAKKVIELFAPRLILGISDELPSTGNIERVRLVGQIVDDYNASVS, from the coding sequence ATGGGAGGAAGGCCTACCGACCATAGAAACGTCAATTTGGCTCAGCTGCATAGGGATGTTATCCGGGGACAATCCAAGGGAAAAATTATTTGGCAGCCCAGGATCCTTGCATGGTATGAAGATAAGATTTTTGCTAAGCAAGAACTCCCAGCGCCGTTTACAGGCATGACGTTGCCTGAAATCTATAGGGAACTTGGATGTTCCAACCGTATTTACGATTATAACGGCTGTTTTAAGAGGGTGGATCATCCCAGCGTTAGAAGATATTCAAGAAAATTATCTTCCCTTGAAACGGAATATGTTATCGAAACCCCTGTAGGCAAGCTTAATGCAATATATGCCGCCAATACATCTAATCCGGGCACATTTCCCAAGAAGTGGTGGATTACGTGTGAGGATGAAATGAAAGTAGCTATATGGATTGAAGAAAGATGTGAATGGCAATGGGATGAGGAACATTATCAAAAAGTTTACAGAGAATGGGGAGATTTGGGACTTCCTACTATATTTATGCCACGTGTCAATATCCAGCACTTGTATATTGATGATATGGGTGTAGAGGCAGCTATTTACGCGCTGATGGATTATCCAAAGACGGTAGAGAAATATTTTCAGGTTTTGAATGAAAGCCATGAGCGCCTTATTGAAGTGATCAATAAATCGCCCATAGAGGTTGTAAATTTTGGGGACAACATACATGCTGGTACTCTTCCACCTAATTTGTTCAAAAAATACGTTCTTCCTGCTTATCAGAGGAGGAACGAGCTGCTGCACAAAGCGGGTAAGTTTACTCATGCGCATTGGGATGGAGATGTCAAACCTCTTCTGCCTTTTGCAAAGGATACAGGCCTTGACGGGATAGAAGCGATTACTCCTAAGCCGCAAGGTGACGTAACTTTAGAAGAGGTTAAAAAGGCATTGGGGGATAATATGTTTTTGTTGGACGGCATTGCTGCCATTTTGTTTGATGACATCTATCCTGAAGAGCAGTTAATTGAACAGGCCAAGAAAGTTATTGAATTGTTTGCACCCAGGCTTATTCTTGGAATATCTGATGAACTTCCTTCTACGGGGAATATTGAACGTGTGAGATTGGTAGGTCAAATTGTGGACGATTATAATGCATCGGTATCTTAA